A genomic region of Dactylococcopsis salina PCC 8305 contains the following coding sequences:
- a CDS encoding phycobiliprotein lyase, which produces MIDIKAFFEQSEGKWFTQRTRYDLAQKKVENGNADLTVELLNSDDSAMLVERWLRHIEALYEQGKSTLQGNASIEQGLLDLSAAKISWDAGEEKGANLILFLPDNDSQQQGQFLQNQINTDRAVTVGNFIIGEDEALTLFTLSNDNNVIKERLWFAHPNLRLRTVWQENETGQQGWVMFYSEIRRINSDQ; this is translated from the coding sequence ATGATCGATATTAAAGCCTTTTTTGAACAAAGCGAAGGAAAATGGTTCACTCAGCGCACTCGCTATGATTTAGCACAGAAAAAAGTGGAAAATGGTAACGCTGATTTAACAGTGGAGCTGCTTAACAGTGATGATAGCGCGATGCTCGTAGAGCGGTGGCTTCGCCACATCGAGGCGCTTTATGAGCAAGGAAAAAGCACACTTCAAGGTAATGCTTCAATTGAACAAGGATTATTAGACCTTTCCGCCGCTAAAATTAGTTGGGATGCGGGAGAGGAAAAAGGCGCGAATTTAATTCTCTTTCTTCCCGACAATGACAGCCAACAACAAGGTCAATTTCTCCAAAATCAGATTAACACCGATCGAGCGGTTACAGTAGGTAATTTTATCATTGGAGAAGACGAAGCTCTTACGCTTTTTACCCTTTCCAATGACAATAATGTAATTAAAGAGCGTCTCTGGTTTGCTCATCCCAACTTGCGATTACGAACAGTTTGGCAAGAAAATGAAACTGGACAACAAGGATGGGTGATGTTTTATTCTGAAATCCGACGCATCAACAGTGACCAGTGA
- a CDS encoding glycosyltransferase family 4 protein, with translation MNQNPQSLSLLFLSTPVGALGTGEGGGVELTIKNLAQDLRHTQHQVTILAPSGSHFEEIPIEPIAGNRQIPVQGEGRNAGIYLPPNSVLGNMCDYARQVQADYDLIVNFAYDWLPFYLTPFFNTPIAHFISMGSMSDALDQIMAQTIERFPGTFGVYTKTQAETFPFADACRCLSSGLDLGLYEFSAAHEQSLVWLGRIAPEKGLEDAVAAVQQLGIPLKIFGWLQDQEYWQQILSQYPNAPIEYGGFLSTTDLQQEIRRCRALLMTPRWVEAFGNVAIEALACGVPVISYQRGGPAEIIRDGETGFLVQPDSVEGLVKAINRIDEIDRWACRQQVETEYSLSALRDRFLAWFDQILYPSSVPPFQRGVRGG, from the coding sequence ATGAATCAAAACCCCCAATCTCTTTCTCTTCTCTTCCTATCTACGCCAGTGGGCGCTTTAGGTACAGGTGAAGGCGGTGGTGTAGAATTAACCATCAAAAACCTCGCCCAAGACTTACGACACACTCAACATCAAGTTACGATTCTCGCCCCTAGCGGTTCTCATTTTGAGGAAATTCCGATCGAACCCATTGCGGGAAACCGACAAATTCCCGTACAGGGAGAAGGAAGAAACGCAGGGATTTATTTACCGCCAAACTCGGTTTTAGGGAATATGTGCGACTATGCGCGACAAGTGCAAGCCGACTATGATTTAATCGTCAACTTTGCTTATGATTGGCTACCCTTTTACCTTACGCCTTTTTTCAACACGCCCATTGCTCATTTCATTAGTATGGGATCAATGAGTGATGCACTGGATCAAATCATGGCGCAAACGATCGAGCGCTTTCCTGGCACTTTTGGCGTTTATACGAAAACTCAAGCTGAAACCTTCCCGTTTGCTGATGCTTGTCGTTGTTTGAGTAGTGGGCTAGATTTAGGCTTATATGAGTTTAGCGCCGCTCATGAGCAGTCTTTAGTTTGGTTAGGTCGTATTGCGCCAGAAAAGGGCTTAGAAGACGCTGTGGCGGCGGTACAACAATTAGGGATTCCCCTGAAAATTTTCGGCTGGTTACAAGATCAAGAATACTGGCAGCAGATTCTCTCTCAATATCCGAATGCTCCCATTGAATATGGTGGGTTTTTGTCCACCACTGACTTACAACAAGAGATTCGTCGCTGTCGGGCGCTGTTGATGACTCCCCGTTGGGTAGAGGCTTTCGGAAACGTTGCGATCGAGGCTTTGGCTTGCGGTGTTCCCGTGATCTCCTATCAACGCGGTGGCCCAGCAGAGATTATTCGTGATGGGGAAACTGGTTTTTTAGTGCAGCCTGACAGTGTAGAAGGGTTAGTGAAAGCCATTAATCGCATTGATGAGATCGATCGCTGGGCGTGTCGTCAACAAGTGGAAACCGAATATTCTTTATCCGCACTGCGCGATCGGTTTTTGGCGTGGTTTGATCAAATTTTGTACCCCTCTTCTGTTCCCCCCTTCCAAAGGGGGGTTAGGGGGGGATAA
- a CDS encoding class I SAM-dependent methyltransferase, whose product MATILRKWSYQYQWLYDAIAQLSALAVGGESRFRQLALKGLSLNENTQILDLCCGAGQTTQFLVKYSDRVTGLDASPLALKRAKKRVPKAEYIEGLAEELPFSDSSYDLVQTSVALHEMKPEQLTQILQEVYRVLKPKGTFACIDLHQPHNPLFVPGLSLFMTLFETETAWQFVETNLPEKLRSIDFQTCQKTLHAGGSLQVIQAQK is encoded by the coding sequence ATGGCAACAATTCTGCGAAAATGGAGCTACCAATATCAATGGTTATACGATGCGATCGCGCAGCTTTCCGCATTAGCAGTGGGAGGAGAATCTCGTTTCCGTCAACTGGCGCTGAAAGGACTTTCTCTTAATGAGAATACCCAAATTTTAGACTTATGTTGTGGGGCTGGACAAACCACGCAATTTCTCGTTAAATATTCCGATCGCGTCACGGGTTTAGATGCGTCTCCTCTCGCCTTAAAACGGGCAAAAAAACGAGTGCCAAAAGCCGAATATATTGAAGGATTAGCAGAAGAACTTCCCTTTTCTGATTCCAGTTATGATTTAGTACAAACAAGCGTCGCGCTACATGAAATGAAACCCGAACAACTCACCCAAATCTTGCAAGAAGTTTACCGTGTTCTTAAACCCAAAGGAACATTTGCTTGTATTGATTTACATCAACCTCATAATCCTCTTTTTGTGCCAGGATTGTCCCTATTTATGACCTTATTTGAAACCGAAACCGCATGGCAATTTGTAGAAACTAACTTACCCGAAAAACTACGCTCGATCGACTTTCAAACTTGTCAGAAAACCCTTCACGCAGGAGGAAGTTTACAAGTAATTCAAGCTCAAAAATAA
- a CDS encoding glycerophosphodiester phosphodiesterase: protein MNYRLIAHRGYSAVAPENTLASFQLALEKQVFGVEFDVHFSADGIPVVIHDSTLDRTTNGCGNVAEKSIAQLQSFDAGSWFDSKFARETIPSLEQVLNLFSSTKIKLFIELKSPQFWSKSERDYLIEILAPVRDRCVIASFEHKFLTQLQLDYPQFNYGYAVSNQTQYSPHYLEALNPNARIILPHFSLILEQPSLTKTLQEEGWKIVTWTVDERAIAQQLSEFGIVTIITNNLLNTEPLPENSS from the coding sequence ATGAATTACCGTTTAATTGCTCATCGGGGTTATAGTGCTGTTGCGCCCGAAAATACACTGGCAAGTTTTCAGTTAGCGTTAGAAAAACAGGTGTTTGGGGTGGAGTTTGATGTTCATTTTTCCGCCGATGGGATTCCTGTTGTTATTCATGATTCTACGCTCGATCGAACGACAAATGGGTGTGGAAACGTCGCGGAAAAATCGATCGCCCAACTACAATCTTTTGACGCGGGAAGTTGGTTTGATTCCAAATTTGCAAGGGAAACCATCCCCTCTTTAGAACAAGTTTTAAATCTCTTTTCTTCCACTAAGATCAAGTTATTTATTGAATTAAAATCGCCTCAATTTTGGTCAAAATCAGAGAGAGATTACCTAATCGAAATTTTAGCACCAGTGCGCGATCGATGCGTTATTGCTTCCTTTGAACATAAATTTTTAACCCAACTCCAGTTAGACTACCCTCAATTTAATTACGGTTACGCTGTATCAAATCAGACTCAATACTCTCCGCATTATCTAGAAGCATTGAACCCAAACGCGAGAATTATTTTACCTCATTTTTCCCTGATTTTAGAACAGCCTTCTCTCACGAAAACCTTACAAGAAGAAGGTTGGAAGATTGTAACTTGGACAGTAGATGAGAGGGCGATCGCGCAACAACTTTCCGAATTCGGGATTGTAACAATTATTACTAATAATCTCCTCAATACTGAGCCTCTCCCTGAAAACTCTTCATAA
- a CDS encoding 2Fe-2S iron-sulfur cluster-binding protein → MANIKFIQEDKEVIAADGANLREKALENRVDIYTFRGKMLNCGGYGQCGTCVVEVVEGMENLSERTPAEQKKLKKKPDSYRLSCQTIVNHGDVSIVTKPQIR, encoded by the coding sequence ATGGCTAATATTAAATTCATACAGGAAGATAAGGAAGTAATTGCTGCTGATGGCGCTAACTTGCGCGAAAAGGCACTAGAGAACCGAGTTGATATTTATACTTTTCGAGGAAAAATGCTTAACTGCGGTGGCTACGGGCAATGTGGAACTTGTGTTGTGGAGGTGGTCGAAGGTATGGAAAATTTATCGGAACGAACCCCTGCCGAACAAAAAAAATTGAAGAAGAAACCCGATAGTTATCGCTTATCTTGTCAAACGATTGTTAATCATGGGGACGTTAGCATTGTGACAAAACCTCAGATTCGTTAG
- a CDS encoding SDR family oxidoreductase, which yields MKALVAGATGDTGRRIVSELVQSNIPVRALVRNLEQAKTILPPEAELVLGDVLKPDSLREAVGDCTVLLSATGARPSFDPTSPYQVDYQGTKNLIAVAKEKNIEHFVMVSSLCVSRFFHPLNLFWLVLFWKKQAEEALQASGLTYTIVRPGGLKNDDTPDAVVMSKADTLFEGSIPRTKVAQVSVNSLREPSAKNKIVEIIAQPEASARSWEELFAQVEN from the coding sequence ATGAAAGCATTAGTAGCAGGCGCAACAGGGGACACGGGACGACGCATCGTTAGCGAATTGGTGCAGTCTAACATTCCCGTGCGAGCATTGGTCAGAAATTTAGAACAAGCCAAGACAATCTTACCGCCAGAAGCAGAATTGGTGTTGGGAGATGTGCTGAAACCAGATAGTTTACGGGAAGCCGTGGGAGATTGTACCGTGTTGTTATCTGCTACGGGTGCGCGTCCGAGTTTTGATCCCACAAGTCCTTATCAAGTGGATTATCAGGGAACTAAAAATCTGATTGCGGTGGCGAAAGAGAAGAATATTGAGCATTTTGTGATGGTGTCTTCTCTGTGTGTCTCCCGTTTTTTCCATCCCTTAAATCTGTTTTGGCTGGTTCTGTTTTGGAAGAAGCAAGCCGAAGAAGCCCTACAAGCCAGCGGCTTAACTTACACGATCGTGCGTCCTGGGGGATTAAAAAATGATGATACTCCAGACGCGGTAGTGATGTCCAAAGCAGACACTTTGTTTGAAGGGAGTATTCCTCGGACAAAAGTCGCTCAAGTGAGTGTTAATTCTCTCCGTGAACCCAGCGCCAAAAATAAAATTGTGGAAATTATCGCCCAGCCAGAAGCCTCCGCAAGAAGTTGGGAAGAATTATTTGCCCAGGTTGAAAATTAA
- a CDS encoding EamA family transporter: MTWIIFATLTALFESTKDVVSKRGLQSLDEYVVAWSMVFFSLPLMLPLLGVIEIPQLGENFWGALFAGGSINVVAILLYIRAIKLADLSLAVPLITFTPLFLLVTSPLIANEMPSPIDAVGILFIVIGSYILNLKPKQQGYFAPFRALLKEKGSQLMLLVAFMWSFSSTFDKVGVRNSSPTFWAIAIHSYIATGMLPIMLYQSRKSLNIIIHNLPKLAPIGFLQGLMVLCQMQAISLALVAQVISIKRTSALLSVLWGHLIFKEQGLKERVAGATVMVAGVILITLA; encoded by the coding sequence ATGACCTGGATTATTTTTGCAACTTTGACCGCCTTGTTTGAATCCACAAAGGATGTTGTGAGTAAACGCGGGTTACAGAGTTTAGATGAATATGTGGTCGCTTGGTCAATGGTTTTCTTTAGTTTGCCGTTGATGCTTCCTTTGTTAGGAGTGATTGAGATTCCGCAACTAGGAGAAAATTTTTGGGGCGCATTATTCGCAGGGGGAAGCATTAATGTTGTGGCGATCCTGCTTTATATTCGGGCGATCAAGTTAGCGGATTTATCTTTGGCAGTTCCCCTGATTACGTTTACTCCTTTGTTCTTGTTAGTTACTTCTCCTTTGATTGCCAATGAAATGCCCAGCCCGATCGATGCGGTGGGTATTCTTTTTATTGTGATCGGCTCTTACATTCTCAACCTCAAACCCAAGCAACAAGGTTATTTTGCCCCATTTCGAGCTTTATTAAAGGAGAAAGGCTCACAATTGATGTTATTAGTCGCTTTTATGTGGAGTTTTAGTTCCACCTTTGATAAAGTGGGCGTGCGTAATTCTTCTCCCACCTTTTGGGCGATCGCGATCCATAGTTACATCGCCACAGGAATGCTCCCGATTATGCTTTATCAGTCTCGTAAAAGTCTCAATATCATTATTCACAACTTACCCAAGTTAGCCCCCATTGGATTTTTACAAGGATTAATGGTGCTGTGTCAGATGCAAGCCATTAGTCTCGCTTTGGTGGCTCAGGTGATCTCAATTAAACGGACAAGTGCGTTACTCAGTGTGCTGTGGGGACATTTGATCTTTAAAGAACAAGGACTAAAAGAACGAGTTGCTGGCGCAACAGTCATGGTCGCTGGTGTAATTTTGATTACTTTAGCCTAA
- a CDS encoding response regulator transcription factor yields MPRILVIDDDPAISELVTINLEMAGYTVEPANDGIKGQALAVQLQPDLIMLDLMLPRVDGLTVCQRLRRDERTADIPVLMLTALGQTQNKVEGFNAGADDYLTKPFEVEEMLARVRALLRRTDRIPKAARHSEILNYGPLTLVPERFEAIWFGKTVKLTHLEFELLHCLLQRHGQTVSPSDILKEVWGYDPDDDIETIRVHIRHLRTKLEPEPRHPMYIKTVYGAGYCLELPDEGKAMAQQDNSAALEEHK; encoded by the coding sequence ATGCCTCGAATCCTTGTTATTGATGATGATCCCGCCATTTCCGAACTGGTGACAATCAACCTTGAAATGGCTGGTTACACCGTAGAACCTGCCAATGATGGCATTAAAGGTCAAGCCCTCGCAGTACAACTGCAGCCAGACTTGATTATGCTTGACTTAATGCTCCCCCGTGTGGATGGCTTAACCGTATGCCAAAGACTGCGACGTGATGAGCGCACCGCAGATATTCCCGTCTTAATGTTGACGGCTTTAGGGCAAACCCAAAATAAAGTAGAAGGGTTTAATGCTGGTGCCGATGACTATCTCACTAAACCTTTTGAGGTGGAAGAGATGTTAGCACGAGTCCGCGCTTTACTTCGTCGCACCGATCGGATTCCCAAAGCCGCGAGACACAGTGAGATCCTCAATTATGGTCCCTTGACCTTAGTTCCCGAACGGTTTGAAGCCATCTGGTTTGGAAAAACCGTCAAACTCACCCATCTTGAGTTTGAACTGCTGCACTGCTTACTGCAACGTCATGGACAGACCGTTTCTCCCAGTGACATCCTGAAAGAAGTGTGGGGATATGATCCTGATGATGACATTGAGACAATTCGAGTCCATATTCGTCATCTTCGCACCAAACTCGAACCAGAACCCCGTCATCCTATGTATATTAAAACCGTTTATGGGGCGGGATACTGTTTAGAATTGCCCGATGAAGGGAAAGCCATGGCGCAACAGGACAATTCAGCAGCTTTAGAAGAACATAAATAA
- a CDS encoding YheT family hydrolase, with amino-acid sequence MTISSPAYLPPWSLRDGIIQTVFSSYWYGKTWERWREQVWWLKGYPSITWEEKVFTGAENVPLWGKWACPPDAHGTMILNYGITGDTEKSWYAHVTAHKAYFQGWAVLLYDWRGHGKTAALSPVPTSDGWREGADQVLLAEQLVALGCPPKAVLVGFSLGGQLALWGLKEAVQSDLIRGGAVLAPNLESNRSLDYLVSYPFGRLVEGNFTKELIAEARRKAQVFPDAVADGAPDRIDSIRSFDREMVIDYYGFRSVTEYYHLTGGLYLLDRLTLPYLVVYAADDPIFDPSLVPEIESRVASNPHGKLLLTDCGGHVSHIARKTKDEDQFWGINRLLDFVNQM; translated from the coding sequence ATGACAATTTCCTCTCCCGCTTATCTTCCGCCTTGGTCTCTCCGTGATGGAATTATACAAACGGTTTTTAGTTCCTATTGGTATGGCAAAACTTGGGAACGATGGCGAGAACAGGTTTGGTGGTTAAAGGGTTATCCCTCAATTACTTGGGAGGAAAAGGTGTTCACAGGGGCGGAAAATGTCCCTTTGTGGGGGAAATGGGCTTGTCCCCCTGATGCTCATGGTACGATGATTCTCAATTATGGAATTACGGGTGATACGGAAAAGTCTTGGTATGCTCATGTAACGGCGCATAAAGCATATTTTCAGGGTTGGGCGGTTTTATTGTACGATTGGCGCGGACATGGGAAAACGGCGGCGTTATCTCCTGTTCCCACGTCTGACGGTTGGCGCGAAGGGGCGGATCAAGTTTTGCTGGCGGAACAGTTGGTGGCGTTGGGATGTCCCCCGAAGGCGGTTTTGGTGGGATTTTCTTTGGGCGGACAGTTGGCGTTGTGGGGATTGAAGGAGGCGGTACAGAGTGATTTAATTCGCGGTGGTGCGGTGCTTGCGCCTAATTTGGAGTCTAATCGGTCTCTGGATTATTTGGTGAGTTATCCCTTTGGGCGGTTGGTAGAAGGGAATTTTACCAAAGAGTTGATCGCAGAAGCACGACGCAAAGCACAAGTTTTCCCTGATGCGGTTGCGGATGGAGCGCCCGATCGCATTGATTCTATTCGCAGTTTCGATCGAGAAATGGTGATCGATTATTACGGGTTTCGTAGTGTTACAGAATACTATCATCTCACGGGTGGGCTTTATCTGCTCGATCGATTAACGTTACCCTATCTAGTGGTTTATGCCGCCGATGATCCCATTTTCGATCCCAGTTTAGTCCCAGAAATTGAAAGCAGGGTCGCTAGTAATCCTCATGGTAAGCTGCTTTTAACGGATTGTGGTGGTCATGTCTCCCATATTGCGAGAAAGACGAAGGATGAGGATCAGTTTTGGGGGATTAACCGTTTGTTAGATTTTGTTAATCAGATGTAG
- a CDS encoding ABC transporter ATP-binding protein, whose amino-acid sequence MKSTLIRLEDISKVYGTGNTAVHALNHVNLTVDDGEYCSIMGASGSGKSTTMNVIGCLDRPSDGRYYLDNQDISQLPNEQLAEIRNRKIGFVFQQFHLLSHLTALDNVMLPMIYAGVSVDERKERAVTALEKMGLGSRLHNQPNQLSGGQQQRVAIARAIVNNPRLLLADEPTGALDSRTVREVLDIFQELHDDGITVVMVTHEVEVARESKRIVWFRDGEVIYSHLTPEEMLEVAVKA is encoded by the coding sequence ATGAAATCAACTCTGATTCGTTTAGAAGATATTTCCAAAGTGTATGGCACAGGAAACACCGCCGTCCATGCGCTTAATCATGTTAACCTGACTGTGGATGATGGAGAATACTGCTCAATTATGGGCGCTTCTGGGTCTGGAAAGTCCACAACGATGAATGTCATTGGTTGCTTAGATCGTCCTAGTGATGGACGTTATTATCTAGACAATCAAGATATTTCTCAGTTACCCAATGAACAGTTAGCTGAGATTCGCAATCGTAAAATTGGCTTTGTTTTCCAACAGTTTCACCTATTAAGTCATCTGACGGCGTTAGATAATGTGATGTTACCCATGATTTATGCGGGTGTTTCTGTTGATGAGAGGAAAGAACGAGCCGTTACTGCTTTAGAAAAAATGGGACTAGGAAGCCGTCTCCATAATCAGCCAAATCAGCTTTCGGGAGGACAACAACAACGAGTCGCCATTGCTCGCGCGATCGTCAATAATCCCCGTTTATTGCTTGCGGACGAGCCGACAGGAGCTTTAGATTCTCGAACGGTGAGGGAAGTTTTAGACATTTTTCAAGAACTCCATGACGACGGAATCACGGTGGTAATGGTGACACACGAAGTAGAAGTGGCTCGTGAGAGTAAGCGCATTGTCTGGTTTCGAGATGGAGAGGTGATTTATTCCCATCTCACCCCAGAGGAAATGTTAGAAGTAGCAGTTAAAGCGTAA
- a CDS encoding ABC transporter ATP-binding protein, giving the protein MTASPAVESNRRPQENDWRLLLRLTPYATRNKPLLITSLALLIPLSIAGAVQPLIIGQAISFLREEKTWAFLQDMPLGQGLNILTGLLLGTILIRLAFNALQGYLVQRVGQEITANIRNDLFRHVTALAADFFDRTPVGRLVTRLTSDVEALGDVFSTGAVGIISDVVYILVITITVFTIQWQLATLLILMFLPITALIIYFQDQYRNANYRSREELSALNSMLQENVAGINIVQLFRRENFNNNLFRNINQRYLKQIDQTIFYESAVSATLEWISLVAIAGILALGGTLVLGDNLNFGTLSAFILYAQRLFEPLRQFAEKFTLLQTGFTGVERITELLNEPINIQDLEASQQRQLSVETQQKNVAGEICFENVYFGYKEDELVLRNLDFTIRSGEKVALVGPTGAGKSSIIRLLCRLYEPTSGRILIDGIDIKELSQNELRRHVGVILQENFLFAGDVKDNITLGEHYPFEAIKEAAEITNVNEFIEGLPQGYDTPLRERGNNLSGGQKQLLAFARVAIRDPRILVLDEATASLDVGTEALIQDALSHILEDRTAIIIAHRLSTIRDVDRILVLKQGELIESGSHEDLIEQGGLYASLYQLQMMEQK; this is encoded by the coding sequence ATGACTGCATCTCCTGCTGTAGAATCAAATCGCCGTCCTCAAGAAAATGACTGGCGACTGCTTCTCCGTCTCACTCCTTACGCCACTCGCAATAAACCTCTCCTCATTACTTCCCTTGCGCTTTTAATCCCACTTTCCATCGCTGGCGCGGTTCAACCTTTAATTATTGGACAAGCGATTTCTTTTTTAAGAGAGGAAAAAACTTGGGCATTTCTACAAGATATGCCTCTAGGTCAAGGATTAAATATTCTCACGGGATTGTTATTAGGAACAATTTTAATTCGTCTTGCTTTTAATGCCCTACAAGGTTATTTAGTGCAACGAGTGGGACAAGAAATTACGGCTAATATTCGCAATGATTTATTTCGTCATGTTACTGCTTTGGCTGCCGATTTTTTCGATCGAACTCCTGTGGGACGTTTAGTAACCCGTTTAACCAGCGATGTGGAAGCATTAGGAGATGTTTTTTCAACAGGCGCAGTGGGAATTATTAGTGATGTTGTTTACATTTTAGTGATTACGATTACAGTTTTTACAATTCAATGGCAGTTAGCAACATTGCTGATTTTAATGTTCTTACCGATTACTGCTTTAATTATTTATTTCCAAGATCAATATCGGAATGCTAACTATCGTTCACGGGAAGAATTGTCGGCTCTGAATTCCATGTTACAAGAAAACGTAGCTGGCATTAATATCGTCCAACTATTTCGCCGAGAAAATTTTAATAATAACTTGTTTCGCAACATTAACCAGCGTTATCTGAAACAAATTGATCAGACAATTTTTTATGAGTCTGCTGTTTCTGCTACTTTAGAATGGATTTCTTTAGTTGCCATTGCGGGAATTTTAGCATTAGGAGGAACGCTAGTTTTAGGCGATAACTTAAATTTTGGAACGTTATCAGCTTTTATTTTGTACGCCCAACGGTTATTTGAACCGTTAAGACAGTTTGCTGAGAAATTTACACTCTTACAAACGGGTTTTACAGGGGTTGAACGGATTACTGAATTATTAAACGAACCGATTAATATTCAGGATTTAGAAGCATCTCAGCAAAGACAATTATCGGTAGAAACTCAACAGAAAAATGTGGCGGGAGAAATTTGTTTTGAGAATGTTTATTTTGGCTATAAGGAAGATGAACTGGTGCTTAGAAATCTAGATTTTACAATTAGATCAGGAGAAAAAGTGGCTTTGGTTGGGCCGACTGGTGCTGGAAAAAGCTCGATTATTCGTCTCCTTTGTCGTCTGTATGAACCGACATCGGGTCGTATTTTAATAGATGGAATTGATATTAAAGAGTTATCCCAAAATGAGTTACGTCGTCATGTTGGAGTAATTTTACAAGAAAATTTCCTGTTTGCTGGTGATGTGAAAGATAACATTACTCTCGGTGAACATTATCCGTTTGAGGCGATTAAAGAAGCGGCAGAAATTACTAATGTTAATGAGTTTATTGAGGGATTACCCCAAGGTTATGATACTCCTTTAAGAGAACGAGGAAATAATTTATCGGGAGGACAAAAACAACTTTTGGCGTTTGCGCGAGTTGCAATTCGTGATCCGAGAATTTTGGTTTTAGATGAAGCAACAGCAAGTTTGGATGTGGGAACGGAGGCTTTAATTCAAGATGCGTTAAGTCATATTTTAGAGGATCGCACGGCGATTATTATTGCTCATCGTCTTTCGACAATTCGAGATGTCGATCGGATTTTGGTTTTAAAACAAGGGGAGTTAATTGAGTCGGGAAGCCATGAGGATTTAATCGAACAAGGGGGATTATATGCGAGTTTATATCAGTTACAAATGATGGAACAAAAATAA
- the gloB gene encoding hydroxyacylglutathione hydrolase — protein sequence MEVNRLPALSDNYIFVLYDPKEKIAATVDPAEAKPVLRFLKEHNAELVAIFNTHHHFDHVGGNRELKKHYPQAVVYGSAEDQGRIPEQEIFLKEGDTVTFGDRAAEIFFVPGHTSGHIAYYFPPDQGETVGELFAGDTMFVGGCGRLFEGTPTQMVDSLGKLKTLPDRTRLWCAHEYTLKNYQFAISVEPNNPVIQQRYQEVQKARREGKATVPSLLAQEKETNPFLRWEDQNLQTITRSNDPVQTFGRLRGMKDRF from the coding sequence ATGGAAGTCAATCGTTTACCCGCTCTCTCGGATAACTATATTTTCGTCCTTTATGATCCAAAAGAGAAGATAGCGGCAACCGTTGATCCAGCAGAAGCGAAACCCGTCTTAAGGTTTCTCAAGGAACACAATGCAGAATTAGTGGCAATTTTTAACACCCATCACCACTTTGATCACGTGGGGGGAAACCGAGAACTTAAAAAACACTATCCCCAAGCTGTGGTTTATGGCAGCGCAGAAGACCAAGGACGAATCCCTGAGCAAGAAATCTTCCTCAAAGAAGGGGATACCGTCACCTTTGGCGATCGAGCAGCAGAAATATTTTTTGTTCCAGGACACACAAGCGGTCATATTGCCTACTATTTTCCGCCCGATCAGGGGGAAACCGTTGGCGAACTGTTTGCAGGGGATACCATGTTTGTCGGCGGTTGTGGACGTTTATTTGAGGGAACACCGACTCAAATGGTGGATTCTCTGGGAAAACTCAAAACCCTTCCCGATCGAACGCGGCTGTGGTGCGCTCACGAATACACCCTGAAAAATTATCAATTTGCCATTAGCGTTGAACCGAATAATCCAGTGATCCAACAACGGTATCAGGAAGTACAAAAAGCTCGTCGGGAAGGAAAAGCCACTGTTCCCTCACTGTTAGCACAGGAAAAAGAAACGAATCCCTTTCTCCGTTGGGAAGACCAAAATTTACAAACCATTACCCGCAGTAATGATCCCGTGCAGACTTTTGGACGGTTACGAGGAATGAAAGATCGCTTTTAA
- the psbM gene encoding photosystem II reaction center protein PsbM, whose product MEVNQLGFVASILFVLVPTVFLLILYIQTRESEDT is encoded by the coding sequence ATGGAAGTTAACCAACTCGGATTTGTCGCCAGCATTTTATTTGTGCTAGTTCCCACAGTGTTTCTGCTCATTCTCTATATCCAAACGCGAGAAAGCGAAGACACCTAA